AGCGTCGTTTACGGCATAAATCTGTATACGGACTTCCTCGAACTCATCCATGGCCGGAAATACTGCTTCCCCAGAGGTCAGCTCCATCAGATAACAGCGGCGGAAAGAAAGCTTGCCGCTGCTGGGCACCGCATAGACTTCCACCTGTCCGGAAAGCACCTGCCAAAAGCTCTTATCATCCTCAAGAAGAAAGCGCTGCCCTGCTAATAAACGCATATTTTCCTTCATGGGCATTACCTCCTTCATTCATCCATAGTTTCCATTTCTTCTTTCTCCCGCTCCTCGATAAGCCTACGGTAGGGGCCGTCATGCTGCACCATTTCCCGATGGATGCCACGCTCCACTATCTTGCCATGGGAGAGGACGATGATTTCATCGCAGTCCCGGATAGTGGACAACCTGTGGGCCACAATCAGACAGGTGCAGCCACGATGCCGGATATTTTCTAGCACCTTCTTTTCCGTAATGGGGTCGAGGGCGCTGGTGGCCTCGTCCAGCACGAGAATCGAGGGATTCACGGCTAACGCGCGGGCGATTTCGAGCCGCTGGCGCTGACCGCCGGAGAAATTCACGCCGCCTTCCGCCACCTGGGCCTCATAGCCACCATCCAGCTGCAGGATATCCTCATGTATGCAGGCATCCTTGGCCGCCGCGATGATGTCGCTCTTGCGCACAGTGCTGTCAAAGAGGGCAATATTTTCTGCCACCGTGCCGGTAATCAGAAAGATGTCCTGGTCTACTGCTGCCAGCGAGCTCGTGATAACCTGCCGCGGCACCTGCCGCCGAGGTGTGCCATCAAAGGCCAGCGTGCCAGACCATTCCTCATAAAGTCCCGTGATGATTTTCGCAAAAGTGGACTTCCCGCTGCCGGAGGCACCCACAACCGCTACCCAGTCGCCAGGGCTGGCATGGAGGTTAAAATGTTCCAGCAGGGGCGGCTCCAACGGACTGTAACCAAAGCTCACATCATCAAGGGTTACCTCCCCCGAAAGCCTATCCATGGGAAATTTTTTGCTCTTTTCTTCCTCATCTGCAGGAAAGTTCAGGCTGTCCACTTCATAGCAGCGCACATCATTGAGCCTCTGCATCTGCATTTCTGTGGTCTGCAGGGTGCTCCCGAGCCCCACCAATGCATTGACAGGAGCTTCAAAGCTGCGCATGAGATGCTGGAAAGCCATAAACATACCGGCAGTCATGGCGCCCTCCATGATGGAGAAGCCACCGATGGTCATGATGAGGGCACCGTTGATACCCGAGAGCAATGTGGGCAGCATCTTCACGGACATGGCCCAAAGAGCCGTCTCCTGGGAGGCGGTAAGGACTTTCGTCTGATAGCCTGCCCATTTAGTGAAGAAGTCCGACTCATCACCATTGGCCTTGATGGTCTCAATCATGCGCAATCCATTCATGGCCACACCATAAGCCTTGCCTGCATCCTGCTGTATACGCATATTGAGGTCGGTCAGATGCCGCCGCATAGCCAGGAACAACACGATTTCCACCGAGCTGAAGAGTACGCCGATAATGGTCAGGGTCACATTGTACTGCAGCAGCAGCAACAGATAGAATAACGCTACGAAAAAGTCCAGCACAGCCGTAGCTGCAGGCCCTGAAAGGACACCAGCAATGGATTCATTGAAACCCACACGACCCGCCACTTCAGCAGCATAGCGCTGATGAAAAAATTGCATGGGCAGCTTCAACAGATGCCAGAAATAGCTGGAAGAATCCGCCAGTGTCAGCTTTCTCTGCCACTGGGTGAGCACAACCGCCCGCAGCCAGGTCATGATGCCCGACAGAATAAAGGAGGCCGTCATGGCCATACAAAAACTCGTCATCCAGTTCAGATGCTTCCGTGTCAGAATTTCATCCAGAAAAATCTGGCTCATGACCGGCCCGGCCAGACCGGGAATAATGGCGCAAAATTCCAGTATGAGAATGAACAGGGCTGCCCAATGGTCCTCCATGAGCTTTTTGCCCAAGTCTTTAAAAACATTGTAGCGGTGACCGGCTTTTACAAAGTCCTCTCCCGGCTCGATATAGAGAGATACGCCCGTATAGGAGGTACGAAACTCCTCTAGTGGCACGGTACGCCGCCCCATGGCGGGGTCGTTGAGATAGGCTTTGCCGTTTTTGATACCTTCCAGCACCACAAAATGATTGAATTCCCAATGAATAATCAAGGGAAAGGGATTTTCCGGCAGGAGCTCCAACAGGTCATCCGTTGACCAGCGGTAACCATCTGCCTGACACTTTCTATTCCGTGCCGCCCGTATGACACAGCTGGCTTTCGAACCATCGCGGTTTACACCGCACTCAGCCCGAAGCTTTTCCAGCGGTATCCAAAGGCCGTAATGAGCCAGCACCATGGCCAGAGCCGCCGCGCCACATTCCGTAGCCTCCATCTGCAGGATGGTCGGAACTTTTACCCGGCTGCAGTCCCTTGTGAATATGCGTTTCACTTTCTCTAACATGGCCTCACCTGTTCCTCAGCCATTGGCTCAATTTATAGAAAACCTTCTCGATGGGCGGACGCCGCTCGATGATGATGGAACCGGTGCAGAAACTGCCCGGCGTTATGGGCTTATGCTCGCCTACGGAAGAAGTCCAGAGATAACCCGACTGCGAACCAGGGTCTTTTACCAAATCAAAGTTCACTTCCATCACTGCACTCTGCTGACTTTGGAGAATCCACTGCGCCAGTTGTTCATTGCCGAGTTCCTTCTGCATGGCCTGCGGCGAAATGGGATACTCGGAGACGGAGCGCACAATGCCCAACAGGCTGCCCGACTGGGAAACATCCACGCCATTGGGGGCCAGCTGTATTGTCTGTCCTTTCTCCACCCGTTTGCCGCCCTTGTCCACGGGGATATAGAGCACGCCTCGAAGGTCGCCGCTGGTATTTTCCACGCGCACGTTGACGATGGGCACCCCGCCGCCTACCACAGAACCGGCAGCCACGAGGACTTCACTCACTGTCCCGTCATAGGGGGAGTGGATATACTCCGCCGCCTCCTTCTGATTGCGCCGCGAATCGAACTCATGCACCCGATTCACTGCATCCCGGCTGTTGGCAGCCAATTCCGGCCCATACTGGGCCATGCGGGCAGCCGTTGTCTCCTGGGACTGGTAAAGATGCGCGACAATCTCCCCTTTTTTCACCTTGACACCGGGACGGACAAAGAGTTCATCAATGGTGCCGCCGGATACCGTGGAAATCTTTGCCACGCCGGAAACATCCATGATAAGCCCCATGCCGTCAGCCTTGACGGTAAAGGAACCAAAAACAGACCAGATAACCACTGCAAAAACCATTACTGCTACTGCCACCAGTCCCATCCAACCGAGTGGAGTGGTGATGGGCAGCACTGTATCCAGTTTCTCCGGGGAGCGCATCTTGTCTAGCGCCTCCTGGCTGAAAATCTGATTGTTGCTGCGCGTCCAGCGCTCTGCTGCGCCCTCTGGGGATTTATTATCCTTTTCCTGCTTGTCCATCAGCTATTCTCCCCTTCCAGCACAATTTCCGCCTTCATGCCATCCTCCAGGCCCTCGAAGTTGCCCACTAGCACGATATCTCCTTCAGACAGGCCCTCGCGTATCTCGATATACTTGTCATCATCCGCTCCGGTCACCACGGAACGCAGATGGATAATGCCGTCTCCATCCACGACAAAAACCGCATTGCGCGCGTTGTCATACATGGCACTTAATGGCACGGTCAGGCACTTATAAGGATTAACAGCCTGCATAATGACGCCCGTATAGGTCAATGGCTCCAACAGATGCGTGCGGTTGTCCACTTCCCATACGGCCCGCCGCACATCAGCAGGCTCGGACAGCGGCGGCACGATTTCCCGGAGCGTCGCCTTCACCTTCTGATTCCAGCCCTGATTGCCAGCGCCAAACTCCGTATCATAAGCCTTGCCCATACTCCAGCGGTTGGGGAATTTCAGTTCGAAAGACTCTCCCAGCTCCATCCGCCGGGTACTGCTGTCTGCTACCGTCAGTGCAAAGGTCAACCGGTCGAAATTGCCCACCAGCGCCACGGGCGTGCCCGCCTGTACATAAGCACCTTCCCGCTGATAGATAAGGAGCACATCCCCATCCACCGGTGAGGTCACAGAGAGCCAGTTCTTCTGCACCAGATACTGATCCCGCTGGCTTTCAGCCTCGCGCAGAGCCTCCTTGGCAGCCAGGTAGCGGGCCTCTGCCTCCTCATATTTCTCATGGGAAGTAGCGTCCTTGGCCATAAGCCGTTGCTGCCGACGGTATGAGCTATTGGCCTGCGCCAGGGCTGCCTCGGCGCGGCTTACCGCACTGGTAGCCTGCTGTATCTTCAGCGGAATCTGGTCATTAGCCATGGAGAGCAATACCTGCCCCTTATTCACGTTGCTGTTCTTCTCCACATACCACTGCAGGATACGTCCATCCGTGAGGGCCACCGCATCCGTCATACGCTCACTGACAAAGCGCACCGTCTCCATGGTAATGCTGGGCTGCATCTCCCGAACTTCCGCCTTGGCCGCCTTGAGCTGCAGCGTTCTGTTGTCCATGCGACTGGCTATCTGATTCTCATCACTGTAATTAAGCCATGCCCCATAACCAACAATAGCCAGAGATATCATGAGGATAACGACAATACCAATATAAAAATATTTTTTCATAATCATCTATATCCTTTCCCAATCCATTTCTCCGCGGTGTTTCCCCTATTCTATAAAAATATAAAATTATCTTTATTAGTTAATAATTTTCTCTTTAATTCGTAAAATTCCTGCTTTTAGGACATCATTCCAGATTCCTGCACATAAGAAAAACCCGTTGACAAGTCAATTTGACATGTCAACGGGCAGCTCAGCCTAGCCAGCTAATCCCAGTGTGATTCTATCTTCTGGCTACCATTTTGAACTTACAGCAGATTTCGCGGATGCATAGACTTCACATAAGCTCCCACATACTCCGGCGCATCCTTCCCGTATTTTTCGAGCAATTTCACAATTGCCGACCCCACAATCACGCCGTCGGCAATCTGTGCCATGCGCTTAGACTGGTCGGGATTGGCAATGCCAAAGCCAATGGCACAGGGCACATCCGTAACCTTGCGGATTTCCTCCACCATTTCCGTCAGATTCGTGGTGATTTCCTTGCGCACACCAGTAACCCCCAGACTGCTGACCACATAGATAAAGCCCGTGGCTTCCTTGGCAATCATGGCGATGCGCTCATGAGACGTCGGCGCAATCATGGAAATCAAATCCACACCGTACTTTTCGCTGAGTGCTGAGAATTCCTCTTTTTCCTCATAGGGCAAGTCCGGCAGGATAATGCCATCAATGCCCACTTCCTGACATTTGACAAAGAAATCCTCCCCGCCATAGGAGAACACCACATTGGCATAGGTCATAAAGACCAGCGGAATCGTGACGTCCTGCCGCAGTTCCTTGACCATTTTGAAAATCTTGTTGGTATTGACACCATTTTTTAACGCGCCCAAAGTGGAACGCTGAATCACCGGCCCTTCGGCAGTCGGGTCAGAGAAGGGAATCCCCAGTTCGATAAGGTCAGCGCCGTTATCCACAGCCGCCTTAATCGCGGCCTTGCTCGTTTCCATATCGGGGAAACCGCAGGTAAAAAAGGGTATAAAGGCTTTGCCGTTCTTGAATGCATTTGCAATATTACTCATGAATATCCTCCCCCCGATAGCGGGCAATGGCGGCACAGTCTTTGTCGCCCCGTCCGGATACCGTTACAACGATGATTTTATCCTTGTCCAACTGCGGTGCCAGTTTCATGGCATGGGCGATGGCATGGGAGGACTCAATCGCAGGGATAATGCCCTCCGTCCGCGAGAGGTATTCAAACGCCTCCACCGCTTCATCATCGGTAATCGCCACATACTCTGCCCGCCCGATATCGTGCAGGTGGGCATGTTCCGGGCCGACACCGGGATAGTCAAGCCCTGCTGAAATGGAATACACTGGTGCAATCTGACCATTTTCATCCTGACAGAAATAGGATTTCATGCCATGGAAAATCCCCACACGGCCTGTATTGATGGTCGCCGCCGTTTCAAAGGTGTCAATGCCCCGGCCGGCAGCTTCACAGCCAATCAGCCGTACCTGCTCATCCTCAATGAAGTGATAGAAACTGCCGATGGCGTTGGAGCCGCCGCCCACACAGGCCAGCACCGCATCCGGCAGGCGGCCTTCTTTCTCTAACATCTGACTTTTGATTTCCTGCGAGATAACCGCCTGGAAATCACGGACAATCGTCGGGAACGGATGCGGCCCCATAACGGAACCCAAGCAATAATGCGTGTCGCTGATACGGGTCGTCCATTCGCGCATGGCTTCGGATACGGCATCTTTAAGCGTTGCCGTACCGGAAGTAACCGCTACAACCTTGGCACCGAGCAAACGCATGCGGTAGACATTGAGCGCCTGCCGCTCCGTGTCCTCCTTGCCCATAAAGACCACGCAATCCATACCCATAAGTGCGGCCGCCGTAGCCGTAGCCACACCATGCTGACCCGCGCCGGTTTCAGCAATCAGGCGAGTCTTGCCCATCTTCTTGGCCAGGAGTGCCTGCCCCAGCACATTGTTGATTTTATGGGCGCCGGTATGGTTTAAGTCCTCACGCTTGAGGTAGATTTTGGCGCCGCCCAAGTCACGGGTCATCTTCTCTGCATAATAGAGCCGTGACGGACGCCCGGCATAGTCATTTAAGAGTTCCGTGAGTTCCTTCTGGAACTGCGGGTCATTTTTATAGTGGTTATAGGCTTCTTCTAATTCGATAACGGCATTCATCAAGGTTTCGGGAATATACTGCCCGCCATGAATGCCAAATCTTCCCTGAGGATTGGTCATTGCAAACTCTCCTTTACTCTATCCGCAGCGGCATAAAACTCCGCTAGTTTTCCATTCTTATCTTCCGCCCGCATCAGGGCTTCTCCCACCAACACAGCGCTGGCGCCCATCTTCACAGCGGCTTTGACATCTTCTGCATCTTTGATGCCGCTTTCGGCTACAAAGATGATATCTGCAGGCACCAGTTCACGCAAGTTGGCACTATTATTGAGGTCTACGGAAAAATCCTTGAGATTGCGGTTATTGACGCCGATTATCCGCGCCCCCGCATTTAAGGCCATCTTTACTTCTGCTTCATCATGGACTTCCACCAGCGCCGACAGCCCCAGCTTATCGCAGATGGCCAAGTATTTCCGAATCTGCTCCTCCGTAAGCAGGGAGCAAATCAAGAGCACCGCTGCCGCGCCCAAAAGTTTGGCTTCATAAATCATATATTCATCCACAGTGAAATCCTTGCGCAGACAGGGAATATTCACCGTCGCCGCAATCTCCCGCAGATAAGCATCACGGCCTAAAAACTCGCGTGGCTCCGTCAATACGGAAATTGCATCCGCGCCAGCAGCCTCGTATTCCTTGGCAATCTGCAAATAGGGAAAGTCCGGAGCAATCAGACCCTTGGACGGCGAAGCCTTCTTGCATTCGCAGATAAAGGACATGTCCTTTTTCCGCAAAGCCTGTTCAAAGGCAAAATCCCCTTTGGGCAAAGCCATTGCCTCCTCACGGATTTGCGCGAGCGGCTTTTCTGCTTTCGCTGCCTCCACCCGTTCGCGGGCGTAACCTGCTAATCTCTCTAATACATTCATGCCACCGCCTGCGCTTTCTGGCTTACTTCAATGAGTTTCTCCAATGTTGCCATGGCCTTGCCGGAGTCGATAAGCGCTGCCGCAAGTTTTATGCCTTCCGCCAAAGTCGGTGCTTTGTCGTTAATATAGAGCGCCGCTCCGGCGTTTAGGAGCACGGCATTGCGTTTATGCCCGCGCTCGCCCTGCAAAATACTGCGGGTAATCGCGGCGTTTTCTGCGGGCGTGCCGCCCACCAAATCATCCTTCGTGCATCGCTCCATGCCGAAGTCCTCCGGTTTAATGGTATACGCCTTGACCCAGCCATCGCGGATTTCACAGACCGCCGTAGGCGCTGACAGGGAAATCTCATCCAATTTATCCTTGCCGTAAACCACCATGCCCCGTTTAACACCAAGACTGCTGAGCACATGCGCGAGCGGTGCCACGAGGTATTCATCATAAACACCTAAAAGCTGGCGGGTCGGACTGCCGGGATTGGTCAGCGGGCCTAAGATATTGAACACCGTCCGCACACCGAGTTCCTTGCGGATAGCGCCGACATATTTCATCGAAGTATGATACTTCTGCGCAAAGAAGAAGCACATGCCCACTTCATTGAGAAGTTTCTTGCACATCTCCGGGCTTTGCTCGATATTGACGCCCAGCGCCTCCAGACAATCTGCCGTGCCGCATTTGGAGGATGCTGCCCGATTTCCATGCTTGGCGACTTTTACCCCGCCCGCAGCCGCCACTAAACTTGCCGTCGTGGAGATATTGAAGCTTTGGGAATGGTCGCCGCCAGTGCCGACAATATCGCAGATATCCATGCCCGTGTCCACTTTTGTCGCATGGTCACGCATGGCCGCCGCACAGCCGGCGATTTCTTCGGTAGTTTCCGCGCGGGCACTCTTA
The Selenomonas ruminantium AC2024 DNA segment above includes these coding regions:
- a CDS encoding NHLP family bacteriocin export ABC transporter peptidase/permease/ATPase subunit — protein: MLEKVKRIFTRDCSRVKVPTILQMEATECGAAALAMVLAHYGLWIPLEKLRAECGVNRDGSKASCVIRAARNRKCQADGYRWSTDDLLELLPENPFPLIIHWEFNHFVVLEGIKNGKAYLNDPAMGRRTVPLEEFRTSYTGVSLYIEPGEDFVKAGHRYNVFKDLGKKLMEDHWAALFILILEFCAIIPGLAGPVMSQIFLDEILTRKHLNWMTSFCMAMTASFILSGIMTWLRAVVLTQWQRKLTLADSSSYFWHLLKLPMQFFHQRYAAEVAGRVGFNESIAGVLSGPAATAVLDFFVALFYLLLLLQYNVTLTIIGVLFSSVEIVLFLAMRRHLTDLNMRIQQDAGKAYGVAMNGLRMIETIKANGDESDFFTKWAGYQTKVLTASQETALWAMSVKMLPTLLSGINGALIMTIGGFSIMEGAMTAGMFMAFQHLMRSFEAPVNALVGLGSTLQTTEMQMQRLNDVRCYEVDSLNFPADEEEKSKKFPMDRLSGEVTLDDVSFGYSPLEPPLLEHFNLHASPGDWVAVVGASGSGKSTFAKIITGLYEEWSGTLAFDGTPRRQVPRQVITSSLAAVDQDIFLITGTVAENIALFDSTVRKSDIIAAAKDACIHEDILQLDGGYEAQVAEGGVNFSGGQRQRLEIARALAVNPSILVLDEATSALDPITEKKVLENIRHRGCTCLIVAHRLSTIRDCDEIIVLSHGKIVERGIHREMVQHDGPYRRLIEEREKEEMETMDE
- a CDS encoding HlyD family secretion protein, whose product is MDKQEKDNKSPEGAAERWTRSNNQIFSQEALDKMRSPEKLDTVLPITTPLGWMGLVAVAVMVFAVVIWSVFGSFTVKADGMGLIMDVSGVAKISTVSGGTIDELFVRPGVKVKKGEIVAHLYQSQETTAARMAQYGPELAANSRDAVNRVHEFDSRRNQKEAAEYIHSPYDGTVSEVLVAAGSVVGGGVPIVNVRVENTSGDLRGVLYIPVDKGGKRVEKGQTIQLAPNGVDVSQSGSLLGIVRSVSEYPISPQAMQKELGNEQLAQWILQSQQSAVMEVNFDLVKDPGSQSGYLWTSSVGEHKPITPGSFCTGSIIIERRPPIEKVFYKLSQWLRNR
- a CDS encoding efflux RND transporter periplasmic adaptor subunit, with the translated sequence MKKYFYIGIVVILMISLAIVGYGAWLNYSDENQIASRMDNRTLQLKAAKAEVREMQPSITMETVRFVSERMTDAVALTDGRILQWYVEKNSNVNKGQVLLSMANDQIPLKIQQATSAVSRAEAALAQANSSYRRQQRLMAKDATSHEKYEEAEARYLAAKEALREAESQRDQYLVQKNWLSVTSPVDGDVLLIYQREGAYVQAGTPVALVGNFDRLTFALTVADSSTRRMELGESFELKFPNRWSMGKAYDTEFGAGNQGWNQKVKATLREIVPPLSEPADVRRAVWEVDNRTHLLEPLTYTGVIMQAVNPYKCLTVPLSAMYDNARNAVFVVDGDGIIHLRSVVTGADDDKYIEIREGLSEGDIVLVGNFEGLEDGMKAEIVLEGENS
- the trpA gene encoding tryptophan synthase subunit alpha encodes the protein MSNIANAFKNGKAFIPFFTCGFPDMETSKAAIKAAVDNGADLIELGIPFSDPTAEGPVIQRSTLGALKNGVNTNKIFKMVKELRQDVTIPLVFMTYANVVFSYGGEDFFVKCQEVGIDGIILPDLPYEEKEEFSALSEKYGVDLISMIAPTSHERIAMIAKEATGFIYVVSSLGVTGVRKEITTNLTEMVEEIRKVTDVPCAIGFGIANPDQSKRMAQIADGVIVGSAIVKLLEKYGKDAPEYVGAYVKSMHPRNLL
- the trpB gene encoding tryptophan synthase subunit beta; translation: MTNPQGRFGIHGGQYIPETLMNAVIELEEAYNHYKNDPQFQKELTELLNDYAGRPSRLYYAEKMTRDLGGAKIYLKREDLNHTGAHKINNVLGQALLAKKMGKTRLIAETGAGQHGVATATAAALMGMDCVVFMGKEDTERQALNVYRMRLLGAKVVAVTSGTATLKDAVSEAMREWTTRISDTHYCLGSVMGPHPFPTIVRDFQAVISQEIKSQMLEKEGRLPDAVLACVGGGSNAIGSFYHFIEDEQVRLIGCEAAGRGIDTFETAATINTGRVGIFHGMKSYFCQDENGQIAPVYSISAGLDYPGVGPEHAHLHDIGRAEYVAITDDEAVEAFEYLSRTEGIIPAIESSHAIAHAMKLAPQLDKDKIIVVTVSGRGDKDCAAIARYRGEDIHE
- the trpC gene encoding indole-3-glycerol phosphate synthase TrpC, which codes for MNVLERLAGYARERVEAAKAEKPLAQIREEAMALPKGDFAFEQALRKKDMSFICECKKASPSKGLIAPDFPYLQIAKEYEAAGADAISVLTEPREFLGRDAYLREIAATVNIPCLRKDFTVDEYMIYEAKLLGAAAVLLICSLLTEEQIRKYLAICDKLGLSALVEVHDEAEVKMALNAGARIIGVNNRNLKDFSVDLNNSANLRELVPADIIFVAESGIKDAEDVKAAVKMGASAVLVGEALMRAEDKNGKLAEFYAAADRVKESLQ
- the trpD gene encoding anthranilate phosphoribosyltransferase — its product is MIEQAIVKIVSKEDLTYDEAYAVMNEIMSGKTSPTQNAAFLAALSTKSARAETTEEIAGCAAAMRDHATKVDTGMDICDIVGTGGDHSQSFNISTTASLVAAAGGVKVAKHGNRAASSKCGTADCLEALGVNIEQSPEMCKKLLNEVGMCFFFAQKYHTSMKYVGAIRKELGVRTVFNILGPLTNPGSPTRQLLGVYDEYLVAPLAHVLSSLGVKRGMVVYGKDKLDEISLSAPTAVCEIRDGWVKAYTIKPEDFGMERCTKDDLVGGTPAENAAITRSILQGERGHKRNAVLLNAGAALYINDKAPTLAEGIKLAAALIDSGKAMATLEKLIEVSQKAQAVA